ACAAACATTTAGAGTATTGGGAAATGGAGAAACAAAAATAGAAAATAAACTTTATGCTAATGAAATTGAAGTAAAAATTGGGGTATTCCCTGATTTTGTTTTTAATAAAGATTACAACCTGAAATCATTAGATGAAGTAGAAAGTTTTATTAAAGAAAATAAACATTTGCCCGATGTGCCTTCTGAAAATGAAGTTAAAGAAAACGGCTTAAACCTTGGAGAAATGGATGCAATTTTACTCCAAAAAATCGAAGAACTTACACTGTATATTATTGAGCAGAATAAGAGGATTGAAGAACTTGAAAGTAAGTAATTAGTTTTGTAATAATTTTAAAATTAAATTAATTATGAAAACGAAAATTAATAAATATAGCAAAAAATTCATATTCATATTAATTGCTTTATTAGTAATTAGTTTGAATATTGTAAGTCAAACAATAGTATCCGATACGTCAGAGTTAATCTTACCATTGGATATTGACAATTATACACAGAGATTACCACAAGATAAGTTTATATTCCTTATTAATAACAACCTGAGTTCATGTAACCCTGAAGTTCAACCTGTTTATAATATGAATAATTGGCAACAAATGTATTTTGATGCAAATCAAGGGGCAATTAATGGTCCCCTTTTCCCAAATTTAGATTATGTGTTGAATAATGCCAGAGAATCTGTATTAGACAATATTTATCAAATTGGAATACTTCATCTTCTTTATTTAACATTAAAGGATGAAGCATTTGAAAAAGGATTAATATACTTTGGTGAAGAGGAAGAGGAGCCTTATATTGATCCTTCTGCAACTTCATTAGACTTGTGTGAACTTGAAGAAAGCTTTGCAGCAGCAGTACTTGAAGAAAAAGCATTGCCGGAAGATGTACAATTTATTATATCAGATGATTTTTATTTTACAAATACATCAGAAACAATTGATTATTTTGAAATTGATTTTGACGATGGATTTGGTACAAGAAAGGTTTGTATAAATGAAATGATTATGATAAATTATAAAACATTAGGAAAAAAATTAATTAAGTTAACTCCAGCATTTATTGATAAATCAAAATCTACTTTTAAAAGCATCAATATTGAAATTGAAGTTTCAACAATAATTGAAAAGGCACCATCTGATTATTCGTACTATGGTAATGATTTTGAGTCAACTATAACTGATTTTTCATACACTAATACCGGACATCATGACGATATTAACGGGAAAAAAGGTAAAGCAGAAGTTAAAATTTGGTGCAATGAACCGGGTAGTGCAAACACACTGGAATATTTTGACAGACCACTTGTTATAATCGATGGGTTTGATCCTGCTCCTCAGAAAAGGAATTGTGACGATCTATATGATGATGCACAGGAATGGAATAATACAATTGATGTATTAAAAGCAGAATGTTATGATATTGTAACAGTAAATTGGGTAGGTGGAGGTGATTGGATTCAAAAAAATGCATTTGCACTTATCGAAGTCCTTAATTTTATTAATGAAAACAAGGTTGGTTTCAATGATATAGTTCTTGTTTGCCCAAGTATGGGAGGTCTTATTGGACGATATGCACTTTCTTATATGGAACAGCATAATATGGAACATCATGTTGGAACATTTATAACTGATGATTCTCCACATAGAGGTGCTAATATACCCTTTGGGCTACAATACCACGTCAGCTTTTTCTACAATAAAAGTCATAGTGCAAGAATATCCCACAGACAATTAACTTGTCCTGCTTCACGGCAATTATTACTTCATTATTTTTCCACTTCCCAACATTCGTTAAGAACAGAATTTATTAATGAATTACATTCTTTAGGTGATTATCCTCAAAAACCTAAAAAGATTGCTATTGCAAGTGGTTCAGGGATTGGAGAAAGTCAGAGGAATGATGATGGAGATGTATTAGATCCGGGAGATGAAATTTATTTTATGTATTGTAAAAAGGATATTATAGGAACAGTAGCTTGGGGATATTTCTGGGCTGTACCTGATGAGAACGATC
This portion of the Bacteroidales bacterium genome encodes:
- a CDS encoding T9SS type A sorting domain-containing protein, with the translated sequence MKTKINKYSKKFIFILIALLVISLNIVSQTIVSDTSELILPLDIDNYTQRLPQDKFIFLINNNLSSCNPEVQPVYNMNNWQQMYFDANQGAINGPLFPNLDYVLNNARESVLDNIYQIGILHLLYLTLKDEAFEKGLIYFGEEEEEPYIDPSATSLDLCELEESFAAAVLEEKALPEDVQFIISDDFYFTNTSETIDYFEIDFDDGFGTRKVCINEMIMINYKTLGKKLIKLTPAFIDKSKSTFKSINIEIEVSTIIEKAPSDYSYYGNDFESTITDFSYTNTGHHDDINGKKGKAEVKIWCNEPGSANTLEYFDRPLVIIDGFDPAPQKRNCDDLYDDAQEWNNTIDVLKAECYDIVTVNWVGGGDWIQKNAFALIEVLNFINENKVGFNDIVLVCPSMGGLIGRYALSYMEQHNMEHHVGTFITDDSPHRGANIPFGLQYHVSFFYNKSHSARISHRQLTCPASRQLLLHYFSTSQHSLRTEFINELHSLGDYPQKPKKIAIASGSGIGESQRNDDGDVLDPGDEIYFMYCKKDIIGTVAWGYFWAVPDENDPETKIYKGRKILSIIVMPFILPIQVIIKFIDLEGFAQHTKPYDNCPGGYYPEYEALTVENNTECDMSIYLYFPYFTFIPTISALDLDHSITDLYYTDFDVNDTPFDEIKFTKEPVNEMPPRQYAYNEKHCFITQEKQDAMLNFLGNGYPEDILIQNENLFSPVRTIPTYIQSNNSISAGSDIDPGQTQGNVIIKTGCEVYFSATNTVLFKPGFAIENGATFNAEIRSPIYLCESKGKSTVAYINEETNTYNYTEIDDFINKKVKTSENNRINIYPNPNNGNFTIAINGYSTEPVNYEVVNLMGSVIFNGVNVENSKTNINISNQPKGIYFIRVRVGAQVFTEKIIHQ